A genomic segment from Glycine soja cultivar W05 chromosome 20, ASM419377v2, whole genome shotgun sequence encodes:
- the LOC114403285 gene encoding carboxypeptidase SOL1-like isoform X2, which produces MSSISSSMSMDMKLNLFFFLVLFASTISSSLAKGSLQQTLLPSEFNDCSNASQARHLLEDESQAQKSVDLAQGYMSNDDLEWAIQEIGQRCSNISRIYSIGKSVNGFPLWVIEISDKPGEEETEPAFKFIGNVHGDEPVGRELLIFLANWLCDNHLKDPLATLIVENVHLHLLPSMNPDGFSLKKRGNANNIDLNRDFPDQFIFFNDDEDSRQPETRAIMNWLRDIRFTASATLHGGALVANYPWDGSDDKRTKYYGCPDDDAFRFMSSIYSHSHYNMSSSKEFLGGITNGAAWYPLYGGMQDWNYIHAGCFELTLEICDNKWPSAAELPILWRYNKMSMLNLVASLVKTGVHGRIYSSGDGRPLPGSITVSGINYTVRAGKTFGDYHRILAPRDKYEVVATMPGYKSKNTTIWLDEGPVTLDFVLDPEVSVKGSVLQNIYKCDCNNESKQEFVQFLWGAHLEVFFVVIVILGFLLLLFHRGAKVKISTSRQSAGAKRTVEV; this is translated from the exons ATGTCATCCATTTCATCGTCCATGTCCATGGATATGAAGCTAAAcctgtttttctttcttgtccTTTTTGCTTCTACAATTTCCTCTTCTCTTGCCAAGGGCTCCTTGCAACAAACCCTTCTTCCTTCAG AATTCAATGACTGTAGTAATGCAAGCCAGGCAAGGCATTTATTAGAGGATGAATCTCAGGCTCAGAAAAG TGTTGATTTGGCACAAGGATATATGTCCAATGATGACCTTGAATGGGCCATCCAAGAAATTGGACAAAGATGCAGCAACATTTCCAGGATATACAG TATTGGAAAGAGTGTAAATGGTTTTCCACtg TGGGTGATAGAAATTTCTGACAAGCCAGGAGAAGAAGAGACTGAACCTGCATTTAAG TTTATTGGAAATGTGCACGGTGATGAACCTGTGGGACGTGAGCTGCTTATATTTTTGGCCAATTGGTTATGTGATAACCATTTGAAGGATCCTTTg GCAACATTGATTGTGGAGAATGTTCACCTTCATTTACTTCCATCAATGAATCCTGATGGGTTTAGTTTAAAAAAGCGTGGTAATGCTAATAATATTGATCTGAATCGGGATTTTCCTGaccag ttcattttttttaatgatgatgAGGATTCCCGGCAACCTGAAACAAGAGCAATAATGAATTGGTTGAGAGATATACGATTCACAGCATCTGCCACTTTGCATGGG GGGGCACTTGTTGCAAATTATCCATGGGATGGAAGTGATGATAAAAG GACAAAGTATTATGGGTGTCCTGATGATGATGCATTTCGATTCATGTCAAGTATCTATAGTCACTCTCATTACAATATGTCTTCAAGCAAGGAATTTCTCGGTGGAATTACAAATGGAGCCGCATG GTACCCTCTATATGGGGGAATGCAAGATTGGAACTATATACATGCTGGCTGTTTTGAGTTGACCCTGGAAATTTGTGATAATAAATGGCCCAGTGCTGCTGAG CTTCCTATTCTTTGGAGATACAACAAAATGAGCATGCTTAATCTTGTGGCAAGCCTGGTGAAG ACAGGAGTGCATGGAAGAATATATTCTTCAGGCGATGGAAGACCATTACCAGGCTCTATAACTGTCAGCGGAATAAATTACACG GTTAGAGCTGGAAAAACTTTTGGTGACTATCATCGCATACTCGCCCCAAGAGATAAATATGAAG TAGTGGCAACCATGCCGGGCTACAAATCAAAGAATACAACTATTTGGTTGGACGAAGGACCTGTGACATTGGATTTTGTTCTTGACCCCGAAGTCAGTGTCAAAGGGAGTGTActacaaaatatctataaatgtGACTGTAATAATGAAAGCAAACAAGAATTTGTTCAGTTTCTTTGGGGAGCTCACTTGGAAGTTTTCTTTGTTGTGATTGTTATTTTAggatttttacttttattatttcataGAGGAGCAAAAGTCAAAATTTCCACAAGCAGACAGTCAGCGGGGGCAAAAAGAACTGTTGAGGTCTAA
- the LOC114403285 gene encoding carboxypeptidase SOL1-like isoform X3: MGHPRNWTKMQQHFQDIQGFLEWAISIGKSVNGFPLWVIEISDKPGEEETEPAFKFIGNVHGDEPVGRELLIFLANWLCDNHLKDPLATLIVENVHLHLLPSMNPDGFSLKKRGNANNIDLNRDFPDQFIFFNDDEDSRQPETRAIMNWLRDIRFTASATLHGGALVANYPWDGSDDKRTKYYGCPDDDAFRFMSSIYSHSHYNMSSSKEFLGGITNGAAWYPLYGGMQDWNYIHAGCFELTLEICDNKWPSAAELPILWRYNKMSMLNLVASLVKTGVHGRIYSSGDGRPLPGSITVSGINYTVRAGKTFGDYHRILAPRDKYEVVATMPGYKSKNTTIWLDEGPVTLDFVLDPEVSVKGSVLQNIYKCDCNNESKQEFVQFLWGAHLEVFFVVIVILGFLLLLFHRGAKVKISTSRQSAGAKRTVEV, from the exons ATGGGCCATCCAAGAAATTGGACAAAGATGCAGCAACATTTCCAGGATATACAG gGATTCTTGGAATGGGCTATCAGTATTGGAAAGAGTGTAAATGGTTTTCCACtg TGGGTGATAGAAATTTCTGACAAGCCAGGAGAAGAAGAGACTGAACCTGCATTTAAG TTTATTGGAAATGTGCACGGTGATGAACCTGTGGGACGTGAGCTGCTTATATTTTTGGCCAATTGGTTATGTGATAACCATTTGAAGGATCCTTTg GCAACATTGATTGTGGAGAATGTTCACCTTCATTTACTTCCATCAATGAATCCTGATGGGTTTAGTTTAAAAAAGCGTGGTAATGCTAATAATATTGATCTGAATCGGGATTTTCCTGaccag ttcattttttttaatgatgatgAGGATTCCCGGCAACCTGAAACAAGAGCAATAATGAATTGGTTGAGAGATATACGATTCACAGCATCTGCCACTTTGCATGGG GGGGCACTTGTTGCAAATTATCCATGGGATGGAAGTGATGATAAAAG GACAAAGTATTATGGGTGTCCTGATGATGATGCATTTCGATTCATGTCAAGTATCTATAGTCACTCTCATTACAATATGTCTTCAAGCAAGGAATTTCTCGGTGGAATTACAAATGGAGCCGCATG GTACCCTCTATATGGGGGAATGCAAGATTGGAACTATATACATGCTGGCTGTTTTGAGTTGACCCTGGAAATTTGTGATAATAAATGGCCCAGTGCTGCTGAG CTTCCTATTCTTTGGAGATACAACAAAATGAGCATGCTTAATCTTGTGGCAAGCCTGGTGAAG ACAGGAGTGCATGGAAGAATATATTCTTCAGGCGATGGAAGACCATTACCAGGCTCTATAACTGTCAGCGGAATAAATTACACG GTTAGAGCTGGAAAAACTTTTGGTGACTATCATCGCATACTCGCCCCAAGAGATAAATATGAAG TAGTGGCAACCATGCCGGGCTACAAATCAAAGAATACAACTATTTGGTTGGACGAAGGACCTGTGACATTGGATTTTGTTCTTGACCCCGAAGTCAGTGTCAAAGGGAGTGTActacaaaatatctataaatgtGACTGTAATAATGAAAGCAAACAAGAATTTGTTCAGTTTCTTTGGGGAGCTCACTTGGAAGTTTTCTTTGTTGTGATTGTTATTTTAggatttttacttttattatttcataGAGGAGCAAAAGTCAAAATTTCCACAAGCAGACAGTCAGCGGGGGCAAAAAGAACTGTTGAGGTCTAA
- the LOC114403285 gene encoding carboxypeptidase SOL1-like isoform X1: MSSISSSMSMDMKLNLFFFLVLFASTISSSLAKGSLQQTLLPSEFNDCSNASQARHLLEDESQAQKSSVDLAQGYMSNDDLEWAIQEIGQRCSNISRIYSIGKSVNGFPLWVIEISDKPGEEETEPAFKFIGNVHGDEPVGRELLIFLANWLCDNHLKDPLATLIVENVHLHLLPSMNPDGFSLKKRGNANNIDLNRDFPDQFIFFNDDEDSRQPETRAIMNWLRDIRFTASATLHGGALVANYPWDGSDDKRTKYYGCPDDDAFRFMSSIYSHSHYNMSSSKEFLGGITNGAAWYPLYGGMQDWNYIHAGCFELTLEICDNKWPSAAELPILWRYNKMSMLNLVASLVKTGVHGRIYSSGDGRPLPGSITVSGINYTVRAGKTFGDYHRILAPRDKYEVVATMPGYKSKNTTIWLDEGPVTLDFVLDPEVSVKGSVLQNIYKCDCNNESKQEFVQFLWGAHLEVFFVVIVILGFLLLLFHRGAKVKISTSRQSAGAKRTVEV, encoded by the exons ATGTCATCCATTTCATCGTCCATGTCCATGGATATGAAGCTAAAcctgtttttctttcttgtccTTTTTGCTTCTACAATTTCCTCTTCTCTTGCCAAGGGCTCCTTGCAACAAACCCTTCTTCCTTCAG AATTCAATGACTGTAGTAATGCAAGCCAGGCAAGGCATTTATTAGAGGATGAATCTCAGGCTCAGAAAAG caGTGTTGATTTGGCACAAGGATATATGTCCAATGATGACCTTGAATGGGCCATCCAAGAAATTGGACAAAGATGCAGCAACATTTCCAGGATATACAG TATTGGAAAGAGTGTAAATGGTTTTCCACtg TGGGTGATAGAAATTTCTGACAAGCCAGGAGAAGAAGAGACTGAACCTGCATTTAAG TTTATTGGAAATGTGCACGGTGATGAACCTGTGGGACGTGAGCTGCTTATATTTTTGGCCAATTGGTTATGTGATAACCATTTGAAGGATCCTTTg GCAACATTGATTGTGGAGAATGTTCACCTTCATTTACTTCCATCAATGAATCCTGATGGGTTTAGTTTAAAAAAGCGTGGTAATGCTAATAATATTGATCTGAATCGGGATTTTCCTGaccag ttcattttttttaatgatgatgAGGATTCCCGGCAACCTGAAACAAGAGCAATAATGAATTGGTTGAGAGATATACGATTCACAGCATCTGCCACTTTGCATGGG GGGGCACTTGTTGCAAATTATCCATGGGATGGAAGTGATGATAAAAG GACAAAGTATTATGGGTGTCCTGATGATGATGCATTTCGATTCATGTCAAGTATCTATAGTCACTCTCATTACAATATGTCTTCAAGCAAGGAATTTCTCGGTGGAATTACAAATGGAGCCGCATG GTACCCTCTATATGGGGGAATGCAAGATTGGAACTATATACATGCTGGCTGTTTTGAGTTGACCCTGGAAATTTGTGATAATAAATGGCCCAGTGCTGCTGAG CTTCCTATTCTTTGGAGATACAACAAAATGAGCATGCTTAATCTTGTGGCAAGCCTGGTGAAG ACAGGAGTGCATGGAAGAATATATTCTTCAGGCGATGGAAGACCATTACCAGGCTCTATAACTGTCAGCGGAATAAATTACACG GTTAGAGCTGGAAAAACTTTTGGTGACTATCATCGCATACTCGCCCCAAGAGATAAATATGAAG TAGTGGCAACCATGCCGGGCTACAAATCAAAGAATACAACTATTTGGTTGGACGAAGGACCTGTGACATTGGATTTTGTTCTTGACCCCGAAGTCAGTGTCAAAGGGAGTGTActacaaaatatctataaatgtGACTGTAATAATGAAAGCAAACAAGAATTTGTTCAGTTTCTTTGGGGAGCTCACTTGGAAGTTTTCTTTGTTGTGATTGTTATTTTAggatttttacttttattatttcataGAGGAGCAAAAGTCAAAATTTCCACAAGCAGACAGTCAGCGGGGGCAAAAAGAACTGTTGAGGTCTAA